A DNA window from Bacillus carboniphilus contains the following coding sequences:
- a CDS encoding TerD family protein yields MAISLQKGQKVDLTKGNAGLSKIMVGLGWDPVPTKGGGGLLGSLFGGGGSSNIDCDASVFMLNENDKIKSNQNIIYFGNLKSNDGSVTHTGDNLTGAGDGDDEQIMVDLHKIPANIQKLVFVVNIYDAVKRKQHFGMIQNAFIRVVDSANGQELIHYNLTDNYSGQTSLIVGEIYRHGQDWKFAAVGNGTQDPGLRELARRYQ; encoded by the coding sequence ATGGCGATTTCTTTACAAAAAGGGCAAAAAGTAGATTTAACGAAAGGAAATGCCGGCCTTTCAAAGATCATGGTAGGTTTGGGCTGGGACCCAGTACCAACAAAAGGTGGCGGTGGTCTTTTAGGTTCACTTTTTGGTGGGGGAGGTTCCAGCAATATTGATTGTGATGCCTCTGTCTTTATGTTAAATGAGAATGACAAAATTAAATCTAACCAAAATATTATTTATTTTGGAAACTTGAAAAGTAATGACGGTAGTGTAACTCACACTGGAGATAACCTTACAGGTGCTGGAGATGGTGACGATGAGCAAATCATGGTCGACCTTCATAAAATCCCTGCTAACATTCAAAAATTAGTATTTGTTGTTAATATTTATGATGCTGTTAAGAGAAAGCAGCACTTTGGTATGATTCAAAACGCATTTATTCGCGTAGTAGATTCAGCTAACGGACAAGAGCTTATTCATTATAACTTGACTGATAATTATAGTGGCCAAACAAGCTTGATTGTCGGTGAGATTTATAGACATGGTCAGGATTGGAAGTTTGCTGCAGTGGGGAATGGAACTCAAGACCCAGGTTTAAGAGAACTAGCTAGAAGATATCAATAA
- a CDS encoding TerD family protein produces MSINLQKGQKIDLTKTNPGLTKVMVGLGWDTNRYDGKNDFDLDASAFLADENGKVTNDSDFIFYNQLKHPSGGVEHTGDNRTGEGDGDDEQILIDFSKVPSHVHRIAIAVTIHDAETRSQNFGQVSNAFVRVVNDATQVEVLRFDLGEDFSVETALVVCELYRHDGEWKFNAIGSGFQGGLAALCRNYGLQV; encoded by the coding sequence ATGAGCATTAACCTACAAAAAGGACAGAAAATTGATTTAACAAAAACAAATCCTGGCCTCACGAAAGTAATGGTAGGATTAGGTTGGGACACCAATCGATATGACGGGAAAAATGACTTTGACTTGGATGCTTCCGCTTTCCTAGCAGATGAAAATGGTAAAGTAACCAATGATTCTGATTTTATTTTTTACAACCAACTGAAACATCCATCTGGCGGGGTAGAGCATACTGGTGATAACCGTACAGGTGAAGGAGACGGGGACGACGAACAAATCCTGATTGATTTTAGTAAAGTACCTTCCCACGTACATAGAATTGCTATTGCAGTTACTATCCATGACGCAGAAACGAGATCTCAAAACTTTGGTCAAGTATCAAATGCATTCGTTCGTGTTGTCAATGATGCAACACAAGTGGAAGTATTACGTTTTGACTTAGGTGAGGATTTCTCTGTTGAGACAGCACTTGTTGTGTGTGAACTGTATCGCCACGATGGTGAATGGAAGTTTAACGCAATTGGAAGTGGCTTCCAAGGTGGTCTAGCAGCCCTTTGCCGAAACTATGGGTTGCAGGTTTAA
- a CDS encoding dihydrofolate reductase encodes MISLLLAMDRNQGIGYQNDLPWYIPEDLKYFKKVTMGHTIVMGRKTFESIGRALPGRKNVVLTRDESFVAPEGVKVIHSLDQLIDLHHAAPNEELFVIGGAEIFRQVLPDTHKLYITFIDAEYKSDTFFPTINWDEWKMIESFDGEQTKEVGVHYEFRVYEKKVG; translated from the coding sequence ATGATATCTCTTTTATTGGCAATGGATCGGAATCAAGGTATTGGATATCAGAATGACTTACCATGGTATATCCCGGAGGATTTAAAGTATTTTAAAAAGGTCACAATGGGGCATACCATTGTGATGGGTCGAAAAACTTTTGAATCAATTGGGAGAGCACTACCTGGTAGAAAAAATGTAGTATTAACTAGGGATGAAAGCTTTGTGGCTCCTGAAGGTGTTAAGGTTATACATTCATTGGACCAGCTAATCGACCTTCATCATGCAGCTCCAAATGAAGAGTTATTTGTTATTGGTGGTGCTGAAATTTTTCGTCAAGTTCTTCCAGATACTCATAAACTTTATATTACGTTTATTGATGCAGAATATAAGTCAGATACGTTTTTCCCTACTATTAACTGGGATGAATGGAAAATGATTGAGTCGTTTGATGGTGAGCAAACAAAAGAAGTTGGTGTCCACTACGAATTTAGAGTGTATGAAAAGAAAGTTGGATAG
- a CDS encoding DUF2535 family protein, which yields MLWKTLEFTHVSGSKVKILEIPVLEEDPLLQVLIREHLQSFIVNILQMQKPKRVYSFKEYLKKSLKWTTYERLMSQGPLPYHA from the coding sequence TTGCTTTGGAAAACGCTGGAGTTTACACATGTAAGTGGCAGCAAGGTCAAGATTTTGGAAATCCCTGTGTTGGAGGAGGATCCTTTACTACAAGTACTCATTAGAGAGCATTTACAATCCTTTATCGTCAACATTTTACAAATGCAAAAACCAAAGAGAGTGTATTCTTTCAAGGAATACTTAAAAAAATCTTTAAAATGGACCACATACGAACGGTTAATGTCTCAAGGTCCTCTACCATATCATGCATAA
- a CDS encoding anthrax toxin lethal factor-related metalloendopeptidase, whose protein sequence is MQKMISYFLVLVLPFTYLQTDELYPSGIQLTHINEDSELKQNLNLDNPSLIESFVFLPTNTAYDSFEASKMIMRLDGLPEWVLERAIEKGIYVRLFNENLTDFPTTEHLKGVTPRGYDNLETTWDDVPGIGGSKLVLVKIGHSDKGHGHGSINLELHELAHSLDRFVFDNVRFDFQFLSVWEQETNQLFPGNDYFLLYPEEYFAETFAMYFYTKGSRDELKMKAPLTFNYIQKLMKEN, encoded by the coding sequence ATGCAAAAAATGATTTCATACTTCTTAGTGTTAGTCCTTCCTTTTACGTATTTACAAACAGATGAGTTGTACCCATCAGGTATACAGCTTACCCATATTAATGAAGACTCAGAATTAAAACAAAACCTAAATTTAGATAACCCTAGCTTAATAGAATCTTTTGTCTTTTTACCAACGAATACTGCATACGACTCTTTCGAAGCTTCGAAAATGATTATGAGGCTAGATGGATTACCAGAATGGGTATTAGAACGTGCCATTGAGAAAGGAATTTATGTTAGACTGTTTAATGAGAATCTAACGGATTTTCCGACAACCGAACACTTAAAAGGAGTCACCCCTAGAGGTTATGATAATTTAGAAACAACTTGGGATGACGTGCCAGGAATCGGGGGTTCTAAACTAGTATTAGTGAAAATCGGACATAGTGATAAAGGACACGGTCATGGTTCTATTAATCTAGAATTACATGAACTTGCCCACTCACTAGATCGTTTTGTTTTTGATAACGTACGTTTTGATTTTCAATTTCTATCCGTCTGGGAACAAGAGACGAACCAGTTATTCCCTGGAAACGATTATTTTTTACTTTATCCCGAAGAATATTTTGCTGAAACCTTTGCAATGTATTTTTACACAAAGGGAAGTCGGGACGAACTAAAAATGAAAGCCCCTTTAACATTTAACTACATCCAGAAACTAATGAAAGAGAATTAA
- a CDS encoding DegV family protein, whose product MKKIAIVTDSTVDLSVEEAKNYNVEIVPLSISLNGNVYTDRVDITPSEFIAKMKESKELPKSSQPPVGLFLEKYEGLLEQGFEVLSIHMASNLSGTVRAAEQAAQMASGPVTVVDSKFISKGLAFQVLEAAQMAEKGHTISDILERVNDIKNKTKLFVVVDTLENLVKGGRIGRGKALIGSLLNIKPIAVLEDGQYTPVKKVRSYSQATSYLVKQFLEDVKGKTVKGAALVHADGLEFAKTIKAKLDELQVFQPITIEDTTPIISTHTGPGAIAFIYFAE is encoded by the coding sequence ATGAAGAAAATTGCTATCGTCACAGATTCTACTGTGGATTTATCCGTTGAAGAAGCAAAGAATTATAACGTTGAAATTGTTCCATTATCAATCTCTTTAAATGGAAACGTATACACCGACAGAGTGGATATTACACCAAGTGAATTTATTGCCAAGATGAAGGAATCAAAGGAATTACCAAAAAGCTCTCAACCACCTGTTGGATTATTTTTAGAAAAATATGAAGGTTTGCTTGAACAGGGATTTGAAGTGCTGTCCATTCATATGGCCTCGAATTTAAGTGGGACTGTTCGTGCGGCTGAGCAGGCTGCCCAAATGGCAAGTGGCCCAGTTACAGTGGTTGATTCTAAGTTTATTTCAAAAGGATTAGCCTTCCAAGTACTTGAAGCGGCTCAAATGGCTGAAAAAGGTCATACAATATCTGATATTTTGGAAAGAGTTAATGATATAAAAAACAAGACTAAACTTTTTGTTGTCGTGGATACACTAGAGAATTTAGTTAAGGGTGGTCGTATTGGAAGGGGAAAGGCTCTTATTGGATCCCTTTTGAATATTAAACCTATTGCTGTACTCGAGGATGGCCAGTATACTCCCGTAAAAAAGGTGCGAAGTTACTCCCAAGCTACTAGTTATCTAGTCAAACAGTTTCTAGAAGATGTAAAAGGAAAAACGGTTAAAGGGGCAGCACTTGTACACGCGGATGGGTTAGAGTTTGCGAAGACGATTAAAGCGAAGTTGGATGAGTTACAAGTTTTTCAACCAATCACTATTGAAGACACCACCCCGATAATATCTACCCACACTGGTCCTGGTGCTATCGCATTTATTTATTTCGCAGAGTAG
- a CDS encoding SOS response-associated peptidase — translation MCGRYSLTISPEDIIENFLIDEFLVDDWSPRFNIAPSQMVLGAVEHAGKRRAGYFRWGLTPSWVKETSNWKPLINARSETMDEKSSFKHLVNKRRCVIFADGFYEWKKENGKRVPVRFVKLDRKPFAFAGLWDKSHTQSHPTCTIITTSPNNIVSPIHNRMPAIIQNEQLSFWLDHQNDFEQLKSLLEPFPSDKMISYDVSPQVNSPRVDHPSLIEMVE, via the coding sequence ATGTGTGGTAGGTATTCATTAACCATTTCTCCCGAAGACATTATTGAAAATTTCCTGATTGATGAGTTTCTTGTGGATGATTGGAGCCCCAGGTTTAATATTGCACCGAGTCAGATGGTTTTAGGTGCTGTTGAGCATGCTGGGAAAAGAAGAGCAGGATACTTTCGCTGGGGCTTAACTCCCTCTTGGGTAAAAGAAACATCAAATTGGAAACCGCTGATTAACGCACGCTCGGAAACAATGGATGAAAAAAGTAGCTTTAAACACCTAGTAAACAAGAGAAGATGTGTGATCTTTGCAGATGGCTTTTATGAATGGAAAAAGGAAAATGGAAAGCGTGTGCCCGTTCGTTTTGTAAAGCTAGACCGAAAGCCTTTTGCCTTCGCAGGTCTGTGGGATAAATCACATACACAAAGCCATCCTACTTGTACAATTATTACAACAAGTCCTAATAACATTGTTAGCCCGATTCACAATCGTATGCCTGCTATTATACAGAATGAACAGCTTTCTTTTTGGTTGGATCATCAAAATGACTTTGAACAACTGAAATCACTATTAGAGCCATTTCCTTCTGATAAAATGATTTCGTATGACGTCTCACCTCAGGTGAATTCTCCAAGAGTCGACCATCCTTCTTTAATTGAAATGGTAGAATAA
- a CDS encoding toxic anion resistance protein, giving the protein MVNPVQTQTQTLVPSMPDDKITESKVPEIKLKLRQEPEVQQLATRIDERDQIQILEFGKEPAEQISRFSDQILGNMRTTKVEDSGELLKQLGRIMDKFDKKDFEQTGGGIFGKLFKRGEKLIEKLFGKYQTMGAEIDKIYVEISKYQGEMVDSTTMLENMYEENYQYYLTLEKYVVAGEMKAEQLRNEVLPQLEKRAQEGDQIASMQLDSLRNTLELLEQRIYDLEMAKMVALQTAPQIRMLQRGNTKLIGKINSAFVTTIPIFKNGLIQAVAAKRQKLVADSMSELDRRTNEMLVRNAQNISKQSTDIARLAGAPSIKIETIEETWNIIMKGMEETKTIEDENKRLRAEGTKKLEQLQENFKNMKR; this is encoded by the coding sequence ATGGTTAATCCAGTTCAAACACAAACGCAAACTTTAGTTCCATCCATGCCAGATGACAAAATTACTGAATCTAAAGTACCTGAAATTAAATTAAAGTTAAGACAAGAACCCGAGGTACAGCAATTAGCTACCCGAATCGATGAAAGGGACCAAATCCAAATCTTAGAGTTTGGTAAAGAGCCTGCAGAACAAATCTCAAGATTCTCTGATCAAATCTTAGGAAATATGAGAACTACAAAAGTTGAAGATTCAGGTGAACTTCTGAAACAACTTGGTAGAATCATGGATAAATTTGATAAGAAAGATTTTGAGCAAACTGGTGGTGGTATCTTTGGAAAACTCTTTAAACGTGGAGAAAAGCTAATTGAGAAATTGTTTGGGAAGTATCAAACAATGGGTGCTGAAATTGACAAAATCTACGTAGAAATCTCCAAATATCAAGGTGAGATGGTTGATTCAACAACCATGTTAGAAAACATGTATGAAGAAAACTATCAATATTATCTAACACTTGAAAAATACGTGGTAGCTGGTGAAATGAAGGCTGAACAACTAAGAAACGAAGTATTGCCGCAGCTGGAAAAAAGAGCGCAAGAAGGGGACCAGATTGCTTCTATGCAATTAGACTCACTCCGCAATACTTTAGAACTTTTAGAACAAAGAATTTACGATTTAGAAATGGCAAAAATGGTAGCTCTTCAAACAGCACCACAAATTCGAATGCTACAAAGAGGAAATACAAAGCTAATCGGAAAAATTAACTCTGCCTTTGTAACCACTATTCCAATTTTTAAAAATGGCCTTATTCAAGCAGTGGCTGCAAAAAGACAGAAGCTTGTTGCTGATTCCATGTCAGAATTAGACCGTAGAACAAATGAAATGTTAGTGAGAAACGCGCAAAACATTTCAAAACAAAGCACTGATATTGCTCGTTTAGCAGGTGCTCCAAGTATAAAAATTGAAACAATTGAAGAGACTTGGAACATCATCATGAAAGGTATGGAAGAAACGAAAACGATTGAGGATGAAAACAAGCGTTTACGTGCTGAAGGGACTAAGAAACTAGAGCAATTACAAGAAAACTTTAAAAATATGAAACGATAG
- a CDS encoding thymidylate synthase, translating to MQQYLDLCKHVLANGTLKEDRTGTGTISTFGYQMRFDLQKGFPMVTTKKLHLRSIIHELLWFLNGDTNIEYLQENGVRIWNEWADENGNLGPVYGAQWRSWPNHQTGETIDQITELIEMIKTNPHSRRLLVNAWNVADIPNMALPPCHCLFQFYVNDGKLSCQLYQRSADVFLGVPFNIASYALLTHMVAKVTGLEPGEFIHTFGDVHIYTNHLEQVKLQISRDPKPLPTLHINRDVTDIFDFKFEDFEILNYESHPHIKGVVSV from the coding sequence ATGCAACAATATTTAGATCTTTGTAAACACGTGTTGGCTAACGGAACATTGAAAGAAGACAGGACTGGTACAGGGACTATTAGTACATTTGGTTATCAGATGAGGTTTGACCTTCAGAAGGGCTTTCCAATGGTTACGACTAAAAAACTTCACCTGAGATCTATTATTCATGAGCTACTCTGGTTCTTAAATGGAGACACAAATATTGAGTATTTGCAGGAGAATGGTGTTCGAATCTGGAACGAGTGGGCAGATGAGAATGGGAATTTAGGACCTGTATACGGTGCACAATGGAGATCATGGCCAAATCATCAGACTGGTGAAACGATTGACCAAATAACAGAACTAATTGAAATGATTAAAACAAACCCACATTCTAGAAGATTACTAGTAAACGCGTGGAATGTAGCAGATATTCCGAACATGGCACTGCCTCCTTGCCATTGTTTATTCCAATTTTATGTAAATGACGGGAAGCTTTCGTGTCAACTTTATCAAAGGTCGGCGGATGTTTTTCTAGGTGTCCCTTTTAATATAGCTTCCTATGCTCTCCTTACACATATGGTTGCGAAAGTAACAGGTTTAGAACCGGGAGAATTTATCCATACTTTTGGTGACGTTCATATTTATACGAACCACCTTGAACAGGTAAAACTTCAAATATCGAGAGATCCTAAACCTCTACCAACTCTTCACATTAATAGAGACGTTACGGATATTTTCGATTTCAAGTTTGAGGATTTTGAGATACTAAATTATGAATCACATCCTCATATAAAAGGAGTAGTCAGTGTATGA